The DNA region CCGGAGGATTCCCTCCGACCCCGAAAATACCCTGAAAACGGTCTATCTGACCGCGGCCATCTCCAGGTCCATCCTTCTAGCGGTGGCTGACAGGAGCCAGCCCAGGTCCTTGGCCTCCTCGAAGGTTTTGGGACCCTGGTTGCAGGACAAGGTTCTGCCTGTCATATTGGTCATGGTGCCCCGTTTCTCCGCCCATGCCGTCATTGGAAGGGCAAGAGCTGCTTTGGATGCTTCTGCCTTGCCGTTGGTTGCTACGAGAGCCACGGAGGAGTTCAGCTCGAAGCCCGGTACCGTACCTACCAATACGGTGAGGTCGTAAGATCCCTTCTTGATCTCCTCGATGGACTTTGTCGCGATCGATCCGTCGATGGCTCCCTGAACGTTGGCTCCTCTGTAAAGAGGATAGACCGACTTGGTCTTGAGGGCGTCCGCCAAAGCGATCACTGCCTCTCCTGCGTCGGAGCCGTAACCGGCGCCCTTTCCGACTATTATGGCGACCTTCTTGCCCTTGCCGAGGAGTTCCGCTGCTTTGGCTATGCTCTCTCCGCCGTTCTTTCCGTCGGCTACGGCGGTCTTCAATGCCTTGGCTACCTTGTCCACCGAGTCTTCCAGGACGATGGCTCCTCCCATGTCGAAACGGTCGCTGTGGGTTCCTGCGTAGATCATGGAGGCGCCGTTCTTCCTCATGGCCCGGCGAATCCAGGAGGCCATGACCGGCTGATCCTGAGAGAGATCGTCGTCAAGAAGCAGTACGCAGTCGGCCTCTATGAGGCTGTCGTATCCGGCTCCGGAGGACTTGCGGCCCCATGAACTCTCCATGGCTGAGGTCAGACCGGCGAAGCAGTCCACCCCGTCAACGGCGATGTCGGCGTCGATCCCGGAGATCTGAACGAACTCTTTTACCGCTCCCATCTCCTCGTCGGTCAGGTTGCCCCCAAGGACGAATGCTACCTTGGATGCCTTCTTGACCGAGTCCGCAAGCTTAGTAGCTCCCTCGGACCAGGATATGGCCTTCCCCGACGCCATAGGCGAACCTATGCGATCCTCTGCGACGTCGTCGAACTGGTAACGTCCCTTGACGCAGGTCATTCCGAAGGCAGGACTGTCCACCTTGTTGAAGTCGCTGGTGATCCTGACGATTCTCTCCTTCGATGTGTCGAGGTTCATGTCGATCTCGCATCCCACCGGGCATTTGGCGCAGGTGGTGCTTACGAGGGAAGGCTTCTCCTGATGAGGCCAGCGCTCGGCTCTCTTCTCGATCAGGGCGCCTACGGGGCAGTTCTGGACGCAGAGACCGCAGAAGGTGCAGTCCGATGCGTCTATGCCCTTGAAGTACTCGGGCGAGATGGTGGATGCGAAGCCCCTCTTTGCGAAATCTATGGCGTGGAAGCCGGCTATCTCGTCGCAGGTACGGACGCACTGTCCGCAGAGGATGCACTTGTCCATATTGCGGACGTAGAACTCGTTGGCTTCCTCTATTCCCTTTCCGTGCTCGCCTGCTACCCTTTCCGGATCGACCTCGTAGTCTATGGCGTAGCGGCGTAGCTTGCACTCGAACACGTCGGGGCATCCACACTCCATGCAGCGGGAGGCGTCTCTGAGAACCTGCTCCTCCGTAAGCCCCGTATCGTATTCTTCGAAGGGCTTGCTGAGCCTTATGGCCGGATCGACGTGGGCTGTCTGTTCCCTGGGTTGTTTCTCCCTATCGAGGAAGTCGTCGGGCCCCAGGTCGTCTCGAACCACATCGTAGACGAAGGGTTTCTTCGCCTTGCCTGTGGTCAGGTAGTGATGGATGCTCTCCGCAGCCCAGTGTCCCGTTCCGAGGGCCTCGACGGCTATCTTGGGGCCGGTCTGCTGGTCTCCGCATACGAAAACGCCTGGAAGAGGGGTCTCGAAGTCTCCGTCGACGGTCATCCTGCGTCCGTCGTGGATGGAGGAGGGCAGTCCCTGGAAATCGATTCCCTGACCGATGGCGGCTATGACGTTGTCCAGCTCGAGGGTGAAGGTCTCTCCGGTCGGTACAGGACGGCGTCTGCCGGAGGCGTCGGCCTCGCCGAGCTCCATCTTCTCGCAGATCATCCTCTCGACCTTTCCGTCTCCCTCGATGGACTTGGGAGCTGCCAGTAAGATGAACTCGATGCCTTCTTCCTTGGCCTCCTGTATCTCTATGGCCTCAGCCGGCATCTCTGCCTCGGTGCGGCGATATACGATGTAGACCTTTTCCGCTCCGAGTCTCTTTGCACAGCGACAGGCGTCCATGGCGGTGTTACCGCCTCCCACCACCGCTACCCTGTTGCCGATCTTGATCGGATCGTGAAGGTTGACGGTGTAGAGGAAGTCTATTCCACCCAGAACTCCGGGAAGATCCTCTCCGGCGGTCCTCATAGAGGAGGATTTCCAGCAGCCCATGGCCAGGAGAA from Dethiosulfovibrio faecalis includes:
- a CDS encoding FAD-dependent oxidoreductase is translated as MERNVRVILNDKEVYGYKGQKILDLCTECGVEIPTLCYNEHLSIHGGCSLCLVEVEGAKALVRACSSTIAPNMVLRTDTKRANNARRLALELLLSDHVGDCRPPCTLACPAQANVQGYINTAAQGKFAEALDILHENIVLPSSIGRVCPAPCQEKCRRHFVDEEPVSIRNIKRFIGDRAMENDDLGHVPSIKENGKSVAIVGGGPGGMSAAYYLRLKGYSVTVIEKEAALGGMMRYGIPDYRLPQEVIQKECDWLLSHGIEVKLNTCMGKDVSLDQLRDEYDAVLLAMGCWKSSSMRTAGEDLPGVLGGIDFLYTVNLHDPIKIGNRVAVVGGGNTAMDACRCAKRLGAEKVYIVYRRTEAEMPAEAIEIQEAKEEGIEFILLAAPKSIEGDGKVERMICEKMELGEADASGRRRPVPTGETFTLELDNVIAAIGQGIDFQGLPSSIHDGRRMTVDGDFETPLPGVFVCGDQQTGPKIAVEALGTGHWAAESIHHYLTTGKAKKPFVYDVVRDDLGPDDFLDREKQPREQTAHVDPAIRLSKPFEEYDTGLTEEQVLRDASRCMECGCPDVFECKLRRYAIDYEVDPERVAGEHGKGIEEANEFYVRNMDKCILCGQCVRTCDEIAGFHAIDFAKRGFASTISPEYFKGIDASDCTFCGLCVQNCPVGALIEKRAERWPHQEKPSLVSTTCAKCPVGCEIDMNLDTSKERIVRITSDFNKVDSPAFGMTCVKGRYQFDDVAEDRIGSPMASGKAISWSEGATKLADSVKKASKVAFVLGGNLTDEEMGAVKEFVQISGIDADIAVDGVDCFAGLTSAMESSWGRKSSGAGYDSLIEADCVLLLDDDLSQDQPVMASWIRRAMRKNGASMIYAGTHSDRFDMGGAIVLEDSVDKVAKALKTAVADGKNGGESIAKAAELLGKGKKVAIIVGKGAGYGSDAGEAVIALADALKTKSVYPLYRGANVQGAIDGSIATKSIEEIKKGSYDLTVLVGTVPGFELNSSVALVATNGKAEASKAALALPMTAWAEKRGTMTNMTGRTLSCNQGPKTFEEAKDLGWLLSATARRMDLEMAAVR